In Polynucleobacter ibericus, a genomic segment contains:
- a CDS encoding type II toxin-antitoxin system RelE/ParE family toxin, with translation MAYDVSQTRRFLRQYKKLNEKTAKDVDNAVVQVAGKPTIGEKKKGDLSELWVFKFRSSNQLYLLGYSMDDGLRLIYLESIGSHENFYRDIKR, from the coding sequence ATGGCGTATGACGTTTCACAAACACGCCGATTCCTAAGACAATACAAAAAACTAAATGAGAAAACTGCCAAGGATGTTGATAACGCTGTAGTCCAAGTGGCTGGCAAACCCACGATCGGGGAAAAAAAGAAGGGCGATTTGTCTGAATTATGGGTATTTAAGTTCAGAAGCAGCAATCAGCTTTATTTGCTTGGGTATTCAATGGATGATGGACTAAGGCTTATATATTTGGAGTCCATCGGGTCGCACGAGAATTTCTATCGAGACATTAAGCGATAA
- the nadB gene encoding L-aspartate oxidase produces MASSKPSLNSTAKAELPVLIIGAGLAGLTVALHMAESQPVILMAKRGLGEAATAWAQGGIVGVVDKEHDSIDSHVADTLDAGAGLVVESTARYIAEESAEAIRWLVEQGVPFTADESGPMGLHLTREGGHSHRRIAHAADATGKAIHEVLLDKARAHKNIQILEHWIALDLITNRQLDVKTQRSKPNRCYGIYALDIKNNRVETIEAKSVVLATGGVGKVYRYTSNPDTATGDGIAMAWRAGCRVGNMEFIQFHPTCLYHPSDRTFLITEAMRGEGGLLKLPDGTRFMPEHDDRHELAPRDIVARAIDFEMKKHGLDYVHLDATHLGEAFIKEHFPMIYARCMSLGLDITKEPIPVVPAAHYTCGGVVTDLKGRTDLPGLYAVGEATYTGLHGANRLASNSLLECVVIGKAAAEDISSLKTPIMPSLPLWDESQVEDADEQVVIAHNWDELRSLMWNYVGIVRTNRRLERALHRIKLLRYEVQEYYANFKVTRDLIELRNLLECAELIVRSALMRRESRGLHYSRDYPGTWAVSYPTILTPQSEGSESDTVA; encoded by the coding sequence ATGGCCAGCTCCAAACCTTCCTTAAATTCCACCGCTAAAGCGGAACTTCCCGTCCTGATCATTGGGGCTGGATTAGCCGGCCTTACCGTTGCATTGCATATGGCTGAATCTCAGCCGGTGATCTTGATGGCTAAACGGGGCTTAGGCGAAGCGGCTACTGCATGGGCACAAGGTGGCATTGTTGGAGTAGTCGATAAAGAGCATGACAGCATTGATTCTCATGTGGCCGATACCCTGGATGCTGGTGCTGGTCTCGTTGTGGAATCTACCGCACGTTATATTGCTGAAGAAAGTGCCGAAGCAATTCGTTGGTTAGTTGAGCAGGGTGTCCCCTTTACTGCCGATGAATCAGGTCCGATGGGATTGCACTTAACGCGCGAAGGCGGTCATAGTCATCGTCGTATTGCGCATGCCGCTGATGCGACCGGTAAAGCGATTCATGAGGTATTGCTAGATAAGGCAAGAGCCCACAAAAATATTCAGATCCTGGAGCATTGGATTGCACTCGATCTCATTACCAACCGACAGTTAGATGTTAAAACACAGCGCAGCAAACCAAATCGCTGCTATGGAATTTATGCGCTCGATATTAAAAATAATCGTGTAGAAACTATTGAGGCAAAGTCAGTTGTACTAGCTACAGGCGGCGTTGGTAAGGTCTATCGCTATACCAGCAACCCCGATACTGCTACAGGTGATGGTATTGCGATGGCTTGGCGTGCAGGCTGCCGTGTTGGCAATATGGAATTTATTCAATTTCATCCGACGTGTTTGTATCACCCCAGTGATCGCACATTCCTTATTACAGAAGCGATGCGTGGCGAGGGCGGCTTATTAAAGTTACCCGACGGCACACGCTTTATGCCAGAGCACGATGATCGTCATGAGCTTGCTCCGCGGGACATTGTTGCTCGTGCGATTGACTTCGAAATGAAGAAGCATGGTCTAGATTATGTGCATCTCGATGCCACTCATTTAGGCGAAGCATTTATTAAAGAACATTTTCCGATGATTTATGCGCGCTGCATGAGTCTCGGATTAGATATCACCAAAGAGCCGATACCGGTTGTTCCTGCTGCGCACTATACCTGCGGTGGAGTTGTGACAGATCTCAAAGGTCGTACCGATTTACCAGGACTGTACGCAGTCGGTGAAGCAACCTATACCGGTCTTCATGGTGCCAATCGTTTGGCAAGCAACTCCTTATTGGAATGCGTAGTCATCGGTAAGGCAGCAGCAGAAGATATCTCCAGTTTAAAAACGCCGATCATGCCAAGTTTGCCGCTTTGGGATGAGAGTCAGGTAGAGGATGCTGATGAGCAGGTGGTCATTGCCCATAACTGGGATGAGTTGCGTTCATTGATGTGGAACTACGTTGGCATTGTGCGAACCAATCGACGCTTAGAGAGAGCGCTTCACCGCATTAAGTTACTACGTTATGAAGTACAGGAGTATTACGCTAACTTTAAGGTTACGCGAGATCTGATTGAGTTACGTAACTTGCTAGAGTGTGCTGAGTTGATCGTGCGTTCTGCCTTGATGCGTAGAGAAAGTCGTGGCTTGCATTACAGCCGCGATTACCCAGGCACTTGGGCGGTTTCTTATCCAACCATTCTGACCCCTCAGTCAGAAGGCTCTGAGAGCGATACAGTCGCTTAA
- a CDS encoding TAXI family TRAP transporter solute-binding subunit — MASFKEDIYEHISAVYQTAADEIKSGLSLLKEVWPLIFLLLFALGVLIWFAKPAPPNKVLMATGIGGSYKVLGEKYRTYFEKKGIELKLVETRGSNENLQHLIDRKDPIQAAFVQGGMIASDNLSGVQSLGSVDYEPVWIFYRKNVFNESRHISDRDIAKLRINLGQLGSGTRAQAVRLLQLNQLNPTAPNLLSMSNADAVKAIEQGEIDAVFLVDGYDSPNVQKLIQNPDIRLVTFSRADAYTRLLPYFEEVSVPMGGFDLGRNSPDHLIQLISTTTNLLIDDRLHPAIQVLFLEAAREINGAKSYFSKTGEFPAYLNTEAPLSEEAKFYYEKGTPTLMKYLPFWLAEFLERMFFLLLPFAAFAYPIIKSIPTYRTNLAKKQINSIYKELDAFEQNTIQLFDPNRRGEYIEVLNAMERRVLSSKAAKFATADCYSLRSNIEFIRNALEKQLIYKGRAG, encoded by the coding sequence ATGGCCAGCTTTAAAGAGGATATTTACGAACACATATCAGCGGTTTATCAAACCGCTGCAGATGAAATCAAGAGTGGCCTAAGCTTACTAAAAGAAGTGTGGCCTCTGATCTTTCTATTGCTATTTGCCCTGGGTGTTCTCATCTGGTTTGCCAAGCCTGCGCCCCCAAATAAAGTACTCATGGCCACCGGTATTGGTGGGTCTTACAAGGTATTAGGTGAAAAGTATCGCACCTACTTTGAAAAAAAGGGGATTGAGCTCAAGCTGGTAGAGACACGTGGCTCCAATGAAAATCTTCAGCATTTAATTGATCGCAAAGATCCCATTCAAGCAGCGTTTGTACAAGGCGGCATGATTGCTTCAGACAATCTTTCTGGTGTTCAATCTCTTGGTAGTGTTGATTATGAGCCGGTGTGGATTTTTTATCGCAAGAATGTCTTCAATGAAAGCCGGCATATTTCTGATCGGGATATTGCTAAGCTCAGAATCAATCTTGGGCAATTAGGAAGTGGTACTCGCGCACAAGCAGTAAGGCTTCTGCAGTTGAACCAATTGAATCCTACTGCTCCAAATTTATTGAGCATGAGTAATGCAGACGCCGTTAAGGCTATCGAGCAGGGTGAGATCGATGCAGTATTTTTGGTAGATGGCTATGACTCACCTAATGTACAAAAGTTGATTCAAAACCCGGATATTAGATTGGTGACATTTAGTCGGGCTGATGCGTATACCCGTTTATTGCCTTATTTTGAGGAGGTATCAGTTCCCATGGGCGGCTTTGATCTTGGTAGAAATAGCCCAGATCACTTGATACAACTCATCTCCACAACGACTAATTTATTAATTGATGATCGCTTGCATCCAGCCATTCAGGTTTTGTTCCTAGAGGCTGCACGAGAAATTAATGGTGCGAAATCCTATTTTTCTAAGACGGGAGAGTTTCCAGCGTATTTGAATACTGAAGCTCCATTGAGTGAGGAGGCAAAGTTTTACTATGAAAAAGGCACTCCAACCTTGATGAAGTATTTACCATTTTGGCTAGCAGAATTCTTAGAGCGGATGTTCTTCCTCTTGCTTCCTTTTGCGGCCTTTGCATATCCGATTATTAAATCGATTCCAACCTACAGAACGAATTTGGCTAAGAAGCAAATTAATTCAATATATAAAGAACTCGATGCATTTGAGCAAAATACCATTCAACTGTTCGACCCTAATCGTCGCGGGGAGTACATAGAGGTACTCAATGCGATGGAGCGGAGAGTGCTTAGCTCAAAAGCCGCTAAGTTTGCTACTGCAGATTGCTACAGCCTACGTAGCAATATTGAATTTATTCGCAATGCGCTCGAGAAGCAGCTTATTTATAAGGGTAGGGCAGGCTAA
- the nadC gene encoding carboxylating nicotinate-nucleotide diphosphorylase yields the protein MFDYNETLEQARQRNIQDALMEDIGTGDWTAKLVLSKPVHAQLIVRQEAVLCGVDWFEGTLKKLDPNAKITWHYLEGDLMQPDTKVCDIEADSQALLSAERTCINFLQTLSWTASITRQHVDAIAGASPNPKGCAVLDTRKTIPGLRQAQKYAVLIGGGKNQRLALWHGILIKENHIAAAGSVTAALKNAQALNAGVDIQIEVENFAELEEALAAGAKSILIDNFNTDQMKQAVAITAGRALLEASGGINLDQMRAIASTGVNRISLGKLTKDVYAVDFSMRILG from the coding sequence ATGTTTGATTACAACGAAACCTTAGAGCAAGCCCGTCAACGCAATATTCAGGATGCATTGATGGAAGATATCGGCACCGGCGATTGGACTGCTAAGCTCGTTCTTAGCAAGCCAGTTCATGCACAGCTCATTGTTCGTCAGGAAGCAGTACTTTGTGGTGTAGATTGGTTTGAGGGCACCCTCAAGAAGCTTGACCCTAATGCTAAGATCACTTGGCACTATCTAGAAGGCGACCTCATGCAGCCCGATACAAAGGTCTGCGATATCGAAGCTGACTCTCAGGCCCTGCTCTCTGCCGAGCGTACTTGTATTAATTTCCTGCAAACACTCTCTTGGACGGCTAGTATCACCCGTCAACACGTGGATGCAATCGCTGGCGCTAGTCCAAACCCCAAAGGTTGTGCAGTTTTAGATACTCGCAAGACAATTCCAGGGTTACGTCAGGCTCAGAAATATGCCGTGCTCATTGGTGGTGGGAAAAATCAACGTCTAGCACTTTGGCATGGCATCCTGATTAAAGAGAATCATATTGCTGCTGCCGGTAGCGTCACTGCTGCACTGAAAAATGCTCAAGCTTTAAATGCTGGCGTGGATATCCAGATTGAAGTTGAAAACTTTGCCGAGCTAGAAGAGGCCTTGGCTGCTGGCGCCAAGAGCATCTTGATTGATAACTTCAATACCGATCAAATGAAGCAAGCAGTTGCAATTACTGCTGGACGGGCTTTGCTAGAAGCTTCTGGCGGCATCAACCTTGATCAAATGCGCGCAATTGCCAGTACCGGCGTAAATCGCATCTCTCTTGGGAAATTAACCAAAGATGTATATGCGGTTGATTTCTCTATGAGAATCTTAGGCTAA
- a CDS encoding ParD-like family protein, whose protein sequence is MPVRIDDDLYELAKVEAKVEHRTIAGQIEFWAKVGRAAIDNPDLPVSFIMESLASLAEPRDQSTPFVPRTRKL, encoded by the coding sequence ATGCCGGTAAGAATTGATGACGATCTATACGAATTAGCTAAGGTAGAAGCTAAGGTTGAGCATCGAACTATTGCAGGGCAAATCGAGTTTTGGGCAAAAGTAGGACGGGCAGCAATTGATAACCCGGATCTACCCGTTTCATTCATTATGGAGTCGCTTGCTTCATTGGCTGAGCCCAGGGATCAATCAACTCCTTTTGTGCCCCGCACTAGGAAGCTTTGA
- the fdhF gene encoding formate dehydrogenase subunit alpha, producing MNAPTNPKELEFQTVEFKLDGQTIVSYEGETILKAAKRHGIDIPHLCFKDGYRPDGNCRACVVEINGERTLAPSCCRSATPGMEVKANSERAIKSQKLVLEMLLSDMPDEGFKWVGDSKEEEQKNQHGELSTWAARMDVTVRPELKALRREKVSSDISHPAMAVNLDACIQCNRCVRACREEQVNDVIGYAMRGGHSEIVFDLNDPMGDSTCVACGECVQACPTGALMPKGLIGSQTVDRKVDSVCPFCGVGCQITYNVKDEKIVSVEGRDGPANHNRLCVKGRFGMDYIHNPQRLTKPLIRKAGVAKDESMLEGKQDWSDIFREATWEEALEVAGGGLKKLKDQYGNKVLAGFGSAKGSNEEAYLFQKLVRTGFGSNNVDHCTRLCHASSVAALLEGVGSGAVSNQVNDVEHSSMIFLIGSNPTANHPVAATWFKNAAKRGAKIVLCDPRATEISKHAWRTMQFKPDTDVAMLNAMIYAIIEEGLVDKDFIQNRSNNFEALKENIKGYSPEAMAPICGIPAETLREVAREFATTKSAMILWGMGVSQHVHGTDNARCLIALVSITGQIGKPGSGLHPLRGQNNVQGASDAGLIPMMFPNYQRVDNPEAHAWFEKFWDTPLDKKPGYTVVEIMHKITAPDSDPDKIRGMYVEGENPAMSDPDLNHARHALAALDLLVVQDIFMTETALLADVVLPASAWPEKVGTASNTDRMVQMGKKAINPPGDAKPDLWIIQEIAKRMGLNWNYQGPDSGVAAVYDEMRQAMHAAINGITWDRLEKESSVTYPCLSAEDPGRPIVFDDSFATPDGKVKLVPADIIPANERPDTEYPFVLITGRQLEHWHTGSMTRRATVLDAIEPMATVSMNGEDMTQLGVTAGDVITVQSRRGEVGIHVRRDDGTPRGVIFIPFAYYEAAANLITNSALDPFGKIPEFKYCAVKLVKGGDVAQIMGYGTNAPGGSKVMSNV from the coding sequence ATGAACGCACCCACAAATCCCAAAGAACTCGAATTTCAAACCGTTGAGTTCAAGCTAGATGGCCAGACGATTGTTTCCTATGAAGGCGAAACAATTCTTAAAGCTGCTAAACGTCACGGAATCGATATTCCCCACCTGTGCTTTAAAGATGGCTATCGCCCAGACGGCAACTGCCGCGCTTGCGTAGTCGAGATTAATGGCGAACGTACCTTGGCACCTAGTTGCTGCAGAAGCGCTACTCCTGGAATGGAAGTTAAAGCCAATAGCGAACGCGCAATCAAGAGTCAAAAATTGGTTTTGGAGATGCTCCTCTCCGATATGCCTGACGAAGGCTTCAAGTGGGTAGGTGATAGCAAAGAAGAAGAGCAAAAGAATCAACATGGCGAGCTGAGTACTTGGGCGGCACGCATGGATGTGACTGTGCGTCCTGAACTCAAAGCGCTGCGTCGTGAGAAGGTCAGTAGTGATATTTCACATCCAGCAATGGCGGTGAACTTAGATGCGTGCATTCAATGTAATCGTTGCGTACGTGCATGCCGTGAAGAGCAGGTTAATGATGTGATCGGTTACGCCATGCGTGGCGGTCATAGTGAAATTGTTTTTGACTTGAATGATCCGATGGGTGACAGCACATGCGTAGCTTGTGGCGAGTGCGTTCAAGCTTGCCCAACTGGCGCATTGATGCCTAAGGGTTTAATTGGTTCGCAAACCGTCGACCGTAAGGTAGATTCTGTTTGCCCATTCTGTGGCGTCGGTTGCCAAATTACATACAACGTTAAGGATGAGAAGATTGTCAGTGTTGAAGGTCGTGATGGACCTGCTAACCACAATCGTTTATGCGTTAAGGGTCGTTTTGGTATGGATTACATCCATAATCCTCAACGTCTCACTAAGCCATTAATCCGTAAGGCGGGTGTTGCTAAAGATGAGTCCATGCTTGAAGGCAAGCAAGATTGGTCTGACATCTTCCGTGAAGCGACTTGGGAAGAAGCTTTGGAAGTTGCTGGCGGCGGACTGAAGAAACTCAAAGATCAATACGGCAATAAGGTATTGGCGGGCTTTGGCTCTGCAAAAGGTAGCAACGAAGAAGCCTATTTATTCCAAAAACTGGTACGCACTGGTTTTGGTAGTAATAACGTAGACCACTGCACACGTCTTTGCCATGCTTCCTCTGTTGCTGCGTTATTGGAGGGTGTTGGTTCTGGTGCGGTAAGTAATCAAGTGAATGACGTTGAGCATTCCAGCATGATTTTCTTGATAGGCTCTAATCCAACGGCAAACCATCCTGTAGCTGCTACCTGGTTTAAGAATGCCGCTAAACGTGGTGCCAAGATCGTGTTGTGCGATCCACGCGCGACAGAGATTAGTAAGCATGCATGGCGCACCATGCAATTTAAGCCAGACACTGATGTGGCGATGCTCAATGCCATGATCTACGCGATTATTGAAGAGGGCTTGGTTGATAAAGACTTTATTCAAAATCGCTCAAACAATTTTGAAGCCTTAAAAGAAAATATTAAGGGCTACAGCCCTGAAGCGATGGCACCAATCTGCGGTATTCCAGCAGAAACATTGCGTGAAGTAGCTAGAGAGTTTGCAACAACGAAGTCAGCCATGATCCTGTGGGGCATGGGTGTTAGCCAGCACGTTCACGGCACTGATAATGCACGCTGCTTAATTGCTCTAGTGAGCATCACAGGTCAAATTGGTAAGCCAGGTTCAGGATTGCACCCACTGCGCGGTCAGAACAACGTACAGGGCGCTAGTGATGCAGGATTAATTCCGATGATGTTCCCGAACTATCAGCGTGTTGATAATCCAGAGGCACATGCTTGGTTTGAGAAGTTCTGGGATACCCCGTTAGATAAGAAACCTGGCTACACAGTGGTCGAGATCATGCATAAGATCACGGCTCCTGATAGTGATCCAGATAAGATTCGCGGCATGTATGTCGAAGGTGAAAACCCTGCGATGAGTGACCCAGACTTAAATCACGCGCGTCATGCTTTGGCTGCATTAGATCTCCTCGTAGTTCAAGATATCTTTATGACGGAGACTGCGCTCTTGGCGGACGTCGTATTGCCGGCTAGCGCTTGGCCTGAGAAGGTGGGTACTGCAAGCAATACTGACCGTATGGTGCAGATGGGTAAGAAAGCAATCAATCCTCCTGGCGATGCAAAGCCTGATTTGTGGATTATTCAAGAGATTGCTAAGCGTATGGGTCTGAATTGGAACTATCAAGGACCTGATTCTGGTGTTGCAGCGGTTTATGACGAGATGCGTCAAGCAATGCATGCAGCTATTAACGGTATCACGTGGGATCGCCTGGAAAAAGAATCTAGCGTGACCTATCCATGCTTATCTGCTGAAGATCCAGGTCGTCCAATCGTATTTGATGATAGTTTCGCTACTCCAGATGGCAAGGTGAAACTGGTTCCTGCTGACATCATTCCAGCGAATGAGCGTCCAGATACTGAGTACCCATTTGTATTGATTACTGGACGTCAATTAGAGCATTGGCACACTGGCAGTATGACGCGCCGTGCCACAGTGCTTGATGCGATTGAGCCTATGGCTACTGTTTCGATGAATGGTGAGGACATGACTCAGCTTGGCGTTACTGCTGGCGATGTGATTACCGTTCAATCTCGTCGAGGTGAGGTTGGTATCCACGTTAGAAGAGACGATGGCACACCGAGAGGCGTGATCTTTATCCCATTTGCTTACTATGAGGCGGCAGCTAATTTGATTACCAACTCAGCGCTCGATCCGTTTGGCAAGATTCCAGAGTTCAAGTACTGTGCGGTGAAGTTAGTCAAAGGTGGTGACGTAGCTCAGATCATGGGTTATGGTACTAACGCCCCAGGCGGATCCAAGGTAATGTCTAACGTCTAG
- the nadA gene encoding quinolinate synthase NadA has product MNSTVSAPISFDYPQQDAAGVTCTAQAWAKTPPQLHGTEKAAVIARIKQLLVEKDAALVSHYYVDGDIQDLALSTGGYVADSLEMARFGKNHSAKNLIVAGVRFMGESAKILSPEKRVFMPDLEATCSLDLGCDASDFAKFRALHPDRTVVVYANTSAAVKAQADWMVTSSCALAIVHQLKVEGKKILWAPDRHLGRYIQEQTGADMLLWNGACIVHDEFKAVELEMLKAAHPNAKVLVHPESPQAVVDLADVVGSTSAMIKAVVEGTATEYIVATDNGILHRMRQLAPNKVLIEAPTAGNSATCKSCAHCPWMAMNGLQGILDCLENASGEIFIEEPIRVEALGCIERMLDFTKNHPDLLAKAQHGFVKNIGAA; this is encoded by the coding sequence ATGAATTCAACTGTTAGCGCCCCCATTTCCTTTGACTACCCCCAGCAAGACGCTGCTGGAGTTACCTGTACTGCTCAAGCTTGGGCCAAGACTCCACCCCAACTTCATGGCACTGAAAAGGCTGCTGTGATTGCCCGCATCAAGCAACTCTTAGTTGAGAAAGATGCCGCCTTAGTTTCTCACTACTATGTTGACGGCGATATTCAAGACTTAGCTTTATCTACTGGCGGCTATGTTGCCGACTCTTTAGAAATGGCACGCTTTGGCAAAAACCATTCTGCCAAGAATCTCATTGTTGCTGGTGTGCGCTTCATGGGCGAATCTGCAAAGATCCTCAGCCCAGAAAAACGCGTCTTCATGCCAGACTTAGAGGCAACCTGCTCACTCGATTTAGGTTGTGACGCTTCTGACTTTGCTAAATTTCGTGCATTGCATCCAGATCGTACTGTCGTTGTTTATGCCAATACTTCTGCTGCTGTAAAAGCACAAGCCGATTGGATGGTGACCAGTTCTTGCGCATTAGCCATCGTGCACCAACTCAAAGTTGAAGGTAAGAAGATTCTGTGGGCACCTGATCGTCACTTAGGTAGATACATTCAGGAACAAACGGGTGCTGATATGTTGCTATGGAATGGTGCCTGCATTGTTCATGATGAATTTAAAGCTGTTGAATTAGAGATGCTAAAGGCCGCCCATCCCAATGCAAAGGTTTTAGTTCACCCCGAATCACCGCAAGCAGTGGTCGACCTTGCAGACGTTGTGGGCTCTACCTCGGCCATGATTAAAGCGGTAGTTGAAGGCACAGCTACTGAATATATTGTGGCAACGGATAATGGTATCTTGCATCGTATGCGCCAATTGGCTCCCAATAAAGTATTGATTGAGGCACCGACTGCGGGCAATAGTGCAACGTGCAAGAGCTGTGCGCACTGTCCTTGGATGGCCATGAATGGTTTGCAAGGAATATTGGATTGCCTAGAAAATGCTTCTGGTGAAATCTTTATCGAAGAACCTATTCGCGTTGAAGCATTAGGTTGCATCGAGCGTATGCTCGACTTTACTAAAAACCACCCTGACCTTTTAGCCAAAGCGCAACATGGCTTTGTAAAAAATATTGGTGCTGCTTAA
- a CDS encoding ShlB/FhaC/HecB family hemolysin secretion/activation protein — MKYTTLYTQLYKSLLALTALSVFLAGQVSAQVDAGALQQGLEKQLPMPSPLALPEPSAQDTLRPTPPKSQSDVTFEIKSFVLEGVNLLPEAKVQEILKPWLGRPVNFDDLQKACDAVMDFYRKSGYTVQAILPPQKIANGVVKILVTEAKLSSVIVDTPNGPTRFSKETAAEYITYANPIGQPLNTRAIERALIILNETPGVMVASQLEPGAKDGETAVRLQLTQPNWYQGKVEANNYGSRTTGANQGVIALNGINPLGIGDQISVNGIYSEGSQYLQGAYSLPVSKDGMRLGISGTYLNYKNVSNYATSSSAGFGDAWTTGASLAYPLIRQQGTNVNVSANYDVKSYMNKLSLTSATISSYNINNASLGISGNHYDSFGGGGVSAGSVTAVFGYLDILGTSQANYGQYTPPSFTKFTFAGNRTQQITEDGRTTAYMAVSGQFSSVNLNSAEQIYMGGPYAVRAYPVAQGGGSQGGIGTVELRHQFPERITGSLFYDIGVVQQYKNVYPDWQGLTNANNTYSLQGAGFGMKWDWEGWNLGAMVAWQIGSNPLYNSSGQAVATDGTTTNPRGWVTGSYQF; from the coding sequence TTGAAATACACCACGCTATACACGCAACTCTACAAATCCTTACTTGCTTTGACGGCCCTAAGCGTTTTTCTAGCGGGTCAGGTGAGTGCTCAGGTAGATGCCGGCGCTTTGCAGCAAGGTTTAGAAAAGCAGTTGCCAATGCCTTCGCCACTTGCTTTGCCGGAGCCTAGTGCACAAGACACTCTCCGTCCCACTCCTCCCAAATCACAGTCCGATGTTACTTTTGAGATCAAGTCTTTTGTGCTTGAGGGTGTTAATTTGTTGCCTGAAGCCAAGGTTCAAGAAATCCTGAAGCCATGGCTTGGGCGACCTGTAAATTTTGATGATTTGCAAAAAGCATGTGATGCAGTGATGGACTTCTATCGTAAGTCTGGCTATACAGTGCAAGCCATCTTACCCCCGCAAAAGATTGCCAATGGTGTTGTAAAGATTTTGGTAACCGAGGCTAAGTTGAGTAGTGTGATTGTTGACACTCCAAATGGTCCAACCCGTTTTAGTAAAGAAACCGCGGCTGAGTACATTACCTACGCTAATCCTATTGGTCAGCCTCTAAATACTCGGGCAATTGAACGTGCGTTAATCATTCTCAATGAAACGCCAGGCGTAATGGTAGCTAGTCAGTTGGAGCCTGGGGCCAAAGACGGCGAAACGGCAGTGCGCTTGCAATTGACTCAACCCAATTGGTACCAAGGTAAAGTTGAGGCGAATAACTACGGTAGTAGAACTACAGGTGCTAACCAAGGTGTAATTGCATTGAATGGCATTAACCCATTAGGTATCGGCGACCAAATTTCTGTCAATGGTATTTATTCTGAAGGCTCTCAATACTTACAAGGGGCTTATTCATTGCCAGTATCTAAGGATGGAATGCGCTTAGGTATTTCAGGTACTTATTTAAACTATAAGAACGTGAGTAACTATGCAACAAGTTCAAGCGCAGGCTTTGGTGACGCATGGACTACAGGGGCATCACTAGCATATCCACTGATCCGTCAACAAGGCACAAACGTAAACGTTAGCGCTAATTACGACGTGAAAAGTTACATGAATAAACTTTCACTGACATCGGCGACCATTAGTAGCTATAACATCAATAACGCTTCTTTGGGCATATCCGGCAATCACTACGATAGCTTTGGTGGCGGTGGTGTGAGTGCTGGATCTGTAACGGCAGTCTTTGGTTATCTTGATATTTTGGGAACTAGTCAGGCTAATTACGGTCAATACACACCGCCTAGTTTTACCAAGTTCACCTTTGCCGGTAATCGTACCCAGCAAATTACCGAGGATGGTAGAACTACAGCATATATGGCAGTCAGCGGACAATTTTCATCAGTGAACTTAAATTCAGCTGAACAGATTTACATGGGTGGTCCATATGCAGTTCGTGCATATCCCGTTGCTCAGGGTGGTGGTTCACAAGGCGGCATTGGTACCGTGGAATTACGTCACCAATTTCCGGAGCGCATCACTGGAAGCTTGTTTTATGACATTGGTGTAGTTCAGCAATATAAGAATGTGTATCCAGACTGGCAAGGCCTTACTAATGCGAACAATACTTACTCCTTACAGGGCGCAGGCTTTGGTATGAAGTGGGATTGGGAGGGATGGAACCTTGGTGCTATGGTGGCCTGGCAAATCGGCAGCAACCCTTTGTATAACTCCTCCGGGCAAGCAGTGGCTACGGATGGCACTACCACCAATCCACGTGGTTGGGTAACTGGAAGCTACCAGTTTTAA